A window of Christiangramia forsetii KT0803 contains these coding sequences:
- a CDS encoding NUDIX hydrolase has translation MINNYSSEDKALLAVDCIIFGFDKEELKILLIKRDFAPEKGKWSLMGGFLKKHENLDQAADRILKTLTGINNVFLEQLHSYSKVDRDPAERTISVAYYALINIEDHNEELTEQFSAQWFSISEAPNLIFDHDIMVKHAISRLRYKTSKEPLGFELLPPKFTMKQLQKLYESILNEKLDKRNFINKINVMDILIKLDEKDMNSSRKGSFLYMFDENKYKTKKAEGFSFRL, from the coding sequence ATGATTAATAATTATTCTTCAGAAGATAAAGCTCTACTTGCCGTTGACTGTATAATTTTTGGGTTTGACAAGGAAGAATTAAAAATTCTTCTTATAAAAAGAGATTTTGCACCAGAAAAAGGAAAATGGTCATTAATGGGCGGATTCCTTAAGAAACATGAAAATTTAGATCAGGCCGCAGACAGAATTCTAAAAACATTGACGGGAATTAATAATGTCTTTTTAGAGCAGCTCCATAGTTATAGCAAGGTAGATCGGGATCCAGCGGAAAGAACTATATCTGTAGCTTATTACGCTTTAATAAATATTGAAGATCACAATGAAGAGCTAACGGAACAATTTTCAGCGCAATGGTTTAGTATATCTGAAGCCCCTAATCTGATCTTTGACCATGATATTATGGTTAAACACGCTATTAGCAGGCTACGATATAAAACTTCAAAGGAACCTTTGGGGTTTGAATTATTACCCCCAAAATTTACCATGAAGCAATTACAAAAACTTTACGAATCAATTCTGAACGAAAAACTTGATAAAAGAAATTTCATCAATAAAATTAATGTCATGGACATTCTGATAAAATTGGATGAAAAGGATATGAATTCTTCTAGAAAAGGTTCTTTTCTATACATGTTTGATGAAAATAAATATAAAACAAAAAAGGCTGAAGGATTTTCATTTCGACTTTAA
- a CDS encoding SusC/RagA family TonB-linked outer membrane protein: MRTKTLKRNRFRYLCFLIAFIGFSSFAQNTVTGVVKSSGDELPLMGVNVIEEGTTNGVVTNMNGEYSIDVAQDAVLLFSYLGFEEQEIEINGRSTVDITMVNNLETLDDVVVVGYGTQRKSDLTGAVSVLDADEVQKVSNSDVSQLLQGRTAGVTVTADGQPGAGANVRIRGVSTFGDSQPLYIVDGVPVGTSIRDFNPNDIETIQVLKDASAGAIYGSRAANGVVIITTKQGTKNTPLQIQYSGYYGIDEVAQRIPVLGREDYQMISNEKRMNAGQPLIPGNDPSSDLYVDNIDTDWQSVGLKSGSRQNHNIGLSGGGENITYNASLDYFKNEGVFVGNGPDYERYSGRINTVMEKGRFKISPSLYYTHSFENSLTFRGDVLTGGRPPLINDLVNAIPTLGVYDPENEGGYAGTSSEIHQEIVLNVPGINSLFTNNVEVDRIFAIINPEFKIIDNEDHQLTYKLNTSYDKTHVRSFSFVPEFEMGYFFGSGKSLLDDNSAIYTVGLVENTLNYNTSLGQHTFDIVLGQTFQKNTTVLRSAHSEDLPKPYYPVLSNGVNQTVGGQEIESSLASYFGRLNYNFDDRYLLTATVRRDGSSRFKEENRWGTFPSLALGWRINNEEFFNVSEDVVSNLKLRASYGELGNQNIGDYLYQAVINRNIPYNFNLDRVLGGLQTSVVSEDIVWETTTSLDIGLDATLFSRKIDVTLDYYERETVDILVGVPIPWSTGSVNVNPLVNAGSIRNSGFEAEVTYHHNNSEDFNFDLSANVSTINNEVLALGGNQEPISGAGSRTQVGREVGEHFGFVYDGIFQTQAEIDEHAFQPGAAPGDVRFRDLSGDGEINADDRTFLGSALPSVTYGLNFTANYKRFDFTLFTSGAAGYYINSRLYRSLMLSTGYINAHEDILNRWTPENTDTDIPRVVADDPNGNARDSNRPGWLQKGDYLRINTISLGYSLPEDLFGNSLNSLRVYGTVQNLHTFQYYKGYNPDFNSGILEPGFDNGTYPRPRTFMLGVDVSF, from the coding sequence ATGAGAACAAAAACACTAAAGCGAAACCGATTTCGCTACTTATGCTTTCTAATAGCATTTATTGGTTTTTCAAGTTTTGCCCAAAATACCGTGACCGGTGTGGTAAAATCATCGGGAGATGAACTTCCACTTATGGGGGTTAATGTCATAGAAGAAGGTACCACCAATGGGGTGGTCACCAATATGAATGGAGAATATTCAATTGATGTTGCTCAAGATGCCGTACTCCTTTTTTCTTATTTAGGATTTGAAGAACAGGAAATTGAGATTAACGGTCGCAGTACCGTTGATATTACAATGGTAAATAATCTCGAAACATTAGATGACGTAGTTGTTGTAGGGTATGGTACACAACGTAAATCTGATCTTACGGGCGCGGTTAGCGTTCTCGATGCCGATGAGGTTCAAAAGGTTTCTAATAGTGATGTTTCTCAACTTTTGCAGGGTAGAACTGCCGGAGTTACTGTAACTGCTGACGGGCAACCTGGAGCTGGTGCAAATGTAAGAATTAGAGGAGTGTCTACATTCGGTGATAGCCAACCTCTATATATCGTTGATGGTGTACCGGTAGGAACTTCAATTAGGGATTTTAACCCCAACGATATTGAGACCATTCAGGTTCTTAAAGATGCTTCTGCGGGTGCTATTTATGGATCCAGGGCGGCAAATGGGGTAGTGATAATTACTACTAAACAAGGTACAAAGAACACTCCTTTACAGATCCAGTATAGTGGATATTACGGTATAGACGAGGTAGCACAAAGAATTCCTGTATTAGGTAGGGAAGATTATCAAATGATTTCAAATGAAAAGAGGATGAATGCGGGGCAGCCTTTAATACCTGGCAATGATCCAAGTTCAGATCTTTATGTTGATAATATTGATACAGACTGGCAATCTGTTGGGCTTAAAAGTGGAAGCCGACAGAATCATAATATTGGCCTTTCAGGAGGAGGAGAGAATATCACTTATAATGCTTCTCTTGATTACTTTAAGAATGAAGGAGTTTTCGTAGGTAACGGGCCGGATTATGAAAGATATTCAGGAAGAATTAATACAGTAATGGAGAAAGGCAGATTTAAAATATCTCCTTCTTTATATTATACTCATAGTTTCGAGAATTCTTTGACTTTTAGAGGTGATGTTTTAACTGGAGGTCGTCCTCCACTTATTAATGACCTTGTAAATGCTATTCCTACTTTGGGAGTTTATGATCCCGAAAATGAAGGTGGTTATGCAGGAACTTCATCGGAAATTCATCAGGAAATTGTTTTAAACGTACCGGGGATTAATAGTCTGTTCACAAACAACGTGGAGGTCGACAGGATTTTTGCGATAATAAACCCAGAGTTTAAAATTATTGATAATGAGGATCATCAATTAACATATAAGCTGAATACCAGTTATGATAAAACCCACGTGAGAAGTTTTTCTTTCGTACCAGAATTCGAAATGGGCTATTTCTTTGGATCTGGAAAGTCTCTTTTAGATGACAATTCGGCTATTTACACTGTAGGACTTGTAGAGAATACATTAAACTATAACACCAGTTTGGGACAACATACTTTCGATATTGTTTTGGGACAAACCTTTCAGAAGAATACAACAGTTTTAAGGAGTGCTCATTCTGAAGATTTACCAAAACCGTATTATCCAGTTCTTTCAAATGGAGTTAATCAAACAGTAGGAGGACAGGAGATTGAAAGTTCCCTGGCATCTTATTTTGGAAGACTGAATTATAATTTTGATGATAGATATCTGTTAACAGCGACAGTAAGAAGGGACGGATCTTCCAGGTTTAAGGAAGAAAACAGATGGGGAACATTTCCATCTTTAGCTCTTGGATGGAGAATTAATAATGAAGAATTTTTCAATGTTTCAGAAGATGTTGTAAGTAACTTAAAGCTTAGAGCAAGTTATGGAGAGCTCGGAAATCAAAATATTGGCGATTATCTTTATCAAGCCGTAATTAACAGGAACATACCATACAACTTCAATTTAGATAGGGTGCTCGGAGGTCTTCAAACCAGTGTGGTTTCAGAAGATATAGTTTGGGAAACTACAACCTCTCTTGATATTGGTTTAGATGCCACGCTTTTTAGTCGAAAAATCGATGTTACTCTTGATTATTACGAAAGAGAAACTGTAGATATTCTAGTTGGAGTACCAATTCCCTGGTCTACCGGTTCAGTTAATGTAAATCCGTTGGTAAATGCCGGAAGTATTCGAAATTCAGGTTTTGAAGCTGAGGTAACTTATCATCATAATAATAGTGAAGATTTTAACTTCGATTTATCTGCAAACGTAAGTACTATAAATAATGAAGTATTGGCTCTTGGTGGTAATCAGGAACCTATATCCGGGGCAGGTTCAAGAACTCAGGTAGGAAGAGAAGTCGGTGAGCATTTCGGCTTTGTATACGACGGTATTTTTCAAACGCAGGCTGAAATTGATGAACATGCCTTTCAACCTGGTGCTGCACCTGGAGATGTAAGGTTTAGAGATTTAAGTGGAGATGGTGAAATCAATGCTGATGATCGAACCTTTTTAGGAAGTGCTCTTCCAAGCGTAACTTATGGTTTAAATTTTACTGCAAACTACAAAAGATTTGATTTTACACTCTTTACTTCGGGAGCAGCAGGTTATTACATAAACAGTAGGTTATATCGTTCTCTAATGCTTTCAACTGGATATATAAATGCCCATGAAGATATATTAAATAGGTGGACCCCAGAAAATACTGATACAGATATTCCTCGTGTTGTAGCAGACGATCCAAATGGAAATGCAAGGGATTCGAACAGGCCAGGTTGGCTACAAAAAGGGGATTATCTTAGAATTAACACAATTTCTCTTGGGTATTCTTTGCCAGAAGATCTTTTTGGTAACTCTTTAAATTCATTGCGTGTTTATGGAACTGTGCAAAACCTACATACGTTCCAATACTATAAAGGTTATAATCCTGATTTTAACTCAGGAATCTTAGAGCCAGGTTTTGATAACGGAACTTACCCCAGACCCAGAACATTTATGTTAGGTGTTGATGTATCATTTTAA
- a CDS encoding RagB/SusD family nutrient uptake outer membrane protein, with protein MKIKKYLLFSVGLLILAGCEDELDLTNPNSMTAVEYWSNEEQAVAGVNAAYTPLINDGYYMRMTPALTDGRADDFRGDSPWPDLMQISNFTILPTSGPIRWMWEAYYQQVFRTNQVLKNVPDIEMDEDLKQRVLGQAHFLRGLAYFHLAINYQKVPVILTPAQGAEDYYQPTATEEVLWAQIVSDFTQAQELLPIDYQAVSGPDRGQVGRATKGAATGFLGKAYLYRQEWSSAAEEFRKLIEGPEVNVYSLMENYADNFSPFSENNAESLFEVQFATPDQVGGSVKNYGGEPQNAWMQVSSVGHTYAQDGFGYSDFLPTRWIYNEYKEEETENDNVDPRLLISIASFEPEANSTTVYGGVEWPHAEEAIYPRKYTHDGYGFESESQGGNELSEINYRLMRYSDVLLMYAEALNETGQTQEAYQYINQVRNRANLPDLEETKPNLSQEEMRDQLAHERALELSIESIRWHDIRRWGWLYEDEKLALLRERDSEFESWRPGKEYFPIPQSELDVNPNAEPNSAN; from the coding sequence ATGAAAATAAAGAAATATTTACTTTTCTCTGTTGGCTTGCTAATACTTGCAGGCTGTGAAGATGAGCTGGATTTAACAAATCCCAACAGTATGACAGCTGTAGAATACTGGTCTAATGAAGAACAAGCGGTAGCGGGTGTAAATGCCGCTTATACTCCTCTTATAAATGATGGTTATTACATGAGGATGACCCCTGCGTTAACAGATGGCAGGGCTGATGATTTTAGAGGAGATTCTCCATGGCCAGATCTTATGCAGATATCTAATTTCACAATTCTCCCAACTTCAGGTCCAATAAGATGGATGTGGGAAGCATATTATCAGCAAGTTTTTAGAACTAATCAGGTGTTAAAGAATGTACCGGATATTGAAATGGACGAAGATCTTAAACAACGTGTATTAGGTCAGGCACATTTTTTAAGAGGTTTAGCTTATTTCCATCTTGCTATCAACTATCAAAAGGTTCCTGTGATTCTTACCCCAGCACAGGGTGCAGAAGATTATTATCAACCTACTGCTACGGAAGAAGTATTGTGGGCGCAAATTGTTTCAGATTTTACCCAAGCTCAGGAATTGTTGCCTATAGATTATCAAGCAGTATCAGGACCAGATCGAGGTCAGGTTGGTAGAGCTACAAAAGGTGCTGCAACAGGATTTCTAGGTAAAGCATATCTCTACAGACAAGAGTGGAGCTCAGCTGCTGAAGAATTTAGAAAATTGATTGAAGGGCCGGAAGTAAATGTTTATTCGCTAATGGAAAATTATGCAGATAACTTTAGTCCTTTTTCTGAAAACAATGCAGAATCTCTTTTTGAAGTTCAATTTGCTACCCCAGACCAGGTGGGTGGATCGGTGAAAAACTATGGAGGAGAACCTCAAAATGCCTGGATGCAGGTTTCTTCTGTAGGGCATACTTATGCTCAGGATGGTTTTGGTTACTCCGATTTTTTACCAACACGTTGGATATATAATGAATATAAAGAGGAGGAGACAGAGAATGATAATGTAGATCCAAGACTATTGATTTCTATTGCTTCTTTTGAGCCTGAAGCAAATTCTACTACAGTTTATGGCGGGGTAGAATGGCCGCACGCAGAGGAGGCTATCTATCCACGTAAATATACTCATGATGGATATGGGTTTGAAAGTGAAAGCCAGGGGGGTAATGAACTTTCAGAAATTAATTATCGACTTATGAGATATTCTGATGTTCTACTAATGTATGCTGAAGCTTTAAATGAAACGGGACAGACCCAGGAAGCCTATCAGTATATTAACCAGGTAAGAAACAGAGCCAATTTACCGGATTTGGAAGAAACTAAACCAAATTTATCTCAAGAGGAAATGAGAGATCAACTAGCACACGAGCGTGCTTTAGAATTGTCGATAGAGAGTATAAGATGGCATGATATCAGAAGATGGGGTTGGTTATATGAAGACGAGAAACTTGCATTACTTAGAGAGCGAGACAGTGAGTTTGAAAGCTGGAGACCGGGCAAGGAATATTTTCCTATCCCACAATCAGAATTGGATGTAAATCCTAATGCAGAACCAAACTCAGCAAATTAG
- a CDS encoding alpha-N-arabinofuranosidase — protein MKQHLNSYIIIAFIMILSSVKAQEKSTITLENTDDAPTISRHIYGHFAEHLGRSIYDGIYVGPDSSIPNTDGVRNDIIQALRDIQIPNLRWPGGCFADTYHWMDGIGPQEDRPSIVNTWWGGVTEDNSFGTHNFLNLCEELGAEPYLAGNVGSGEVKELADWVQYVNHDGVSPMAKLRRENGREKPWNVKYWGVGNEMWGCGGNMTPEFYANLYRQYATFMGDWSNSGGLYRIASGASEDDYHWTEVLMRDIPKNLIEGVALHSYSVIEWNDKGPAVEFTEDQYFKTMKKALRMEELIIKHLEIMDKYDPNHEIDLIVDEWGGWYNVEEGTNPGFLYQQNTMRDAMIAGATLNIFNNHSDRVKMANLAQTVNVLQAVALTKDEQMLLTPTYHVMKMYTVHHDATLIPVKLSGLDYTYNGESLPAISVSASKSEKDKMNISLVNIDSKKRNTVEIDLGALKAGKMKGEILKSGKLQDHNTFENPDIITPEEFTDFDSRNGKIDVTLPPFSVVVLKEI, from the coding sequence ATGAAACAGCACTTAAACAGCTATATAATAATAGCATTTATAATGATCCTGTCTTCGGTTAAAGCTCAGGAAAAAAGTACCATAACACTTGAAAATACTGATGATGCTCCTACAATCAGTCGACATATTTACGGGCATTTTGCAGAGCATCTTGGCCGTTCGATTTATGATGGTATTTATGTAGGACCTGATAGTTCAATTCCTAATACCGATGGAGTTCGTAACGATATAATCCAGGCATTAAGAGATATTCAAATCCCAAATTTGAGATGGCCTGGAGGATGTTTCGCTGATACCTATCACTGGATGGATGGCATTGGGCCACAAGAAGACAGGCCAAGTATAGTAAATACGTGGTGGGGCGGCGTTACAGAGGATAATAGCTTTGGAACCCATAATTTCCTTAATCTGTGTGAAGAACTGGGAGCGGAACCATATCTGGCAGGAAATGTTGGAAGTGGAGAAGTTAAAGAACTGGCAGATTGGGTGCAATATGTAAACCATGACGGAGTAAGCCCAATGGCAAAACTCCGTAGAGAAAATGGAAGAGAAAAACCCTGGAATGTAAAATACTGGGGCGTAGGAAATGAAATGTGGGGTTGTGGAGGAAATATGACGCCGGAATTCTATGCAAACCTGTACCGACAGTATGCGACGTTTATGGGCGACTGGAGTAACTCTGGTGGTCTTTACAGGATTGCTTCAGGTGCCAGTGAGGATGATTATCACTGGACAGAAGTCTTAATGCGGGATATACCCAAAAACCTTATTGAAGGCGTTGCCTTGCATTCTTATTCTGTAATTGAATGGAATGACAAAGGCCCCGCAGTAGAATTCACAGAAGACCAGTATTTCAAGACTATGAAAAAAGCACTTCGTATGGAAGAGCTTATCATTAAACATCTTGAGATCATGGATAAGTATGATCCCAATCATGAAATAGATCTTATTGTAGATGAATGGGGTGGATGGTATAATGTAGAAGAGGGGACAAACCCTGGGTTTCTATACCAGCAAAATACCATGCGTGATGCGATGATCGCGGGAGCTACATTGAATATATTCAACAATCATAGTGACCGGGTGAAAATGGCAAACCTTGCGCAAACGGTAAATGTTCTTCAGGCAGTAGCTTTAACCAAGGATGAACAAATGTTACTTACGCCTACCTATCATGTTATGAAAATGTACACCGTACATCATGATGCTACCTTGATCCCGGTAAAACTTAGCGGATTAGATTATACCTATAATGGGGAATCCTTACCGGCAATTTCGGTTTCAGCGTCCAAAAGCGAGAAGGATAAAATGAATATTTCTCTTGTAAATATTGATTCAAAAAAGAGAAATACTGTTGAAATTGATTTAGGGGCTTTAAAAGCTGGGAAAATGAAAGGAGAAATTTTAAAGAGTGGTAAACTCCAGGATCACAATACTTTTGAAAATCCCGATATCATAACTCCGGAGGAATTCACTGACTTTGATAGCAGAAATGGTAAAATTGATGTTACTCTTCCTCCATTTTCAGTAGTGGTGTTGAAAGAAATCTAA